tgttctcatcctgaagctaagttcttaacccgaggtactatttctgggttagcagagtctgtaacctgaagcgtatgtaacctgaagcgtatgtaacccaaggtaccactgtattggccccagtgcttttttcctggggggacgcagacccctaaacattttgtgaatctaagtttggcatcattgaggggcagtatttcaatatgtgtggggaaatgagaatacccctaaacatttttttagaaaaaagagcACTGATTTGccccttttaaaaaagttattatctgaatcattttaaaattcaggggtcagcaaactttttcagcagggggccgatccaccttccttcagaccttgtgggggtccagactatattttgttggggggaggaatgaacgaattcctatgccccacaaataaacagagatgcattttaaataaaagcatacatcctactcatgtaaaaatacatttggaccatctgcgggccggatttagaaggcaattaggccggatccggcccctgggccttagtttgcctacccatgttttagatCTTaatccaggggttggcaacctaaggcccatgggtcacaagcagtccatgggggtcatttaaccagcccatggacccccgccgcCCGCTCAGTCGGCTCCCGTGCGCCGCGCAAAACCGGCACGGAGCAGAGCGTGGACCGCCTTCCGCgatgctggccggcttcccattggctgcaggaagctcctgcagccaatgggaaggtgCACACGCCTCCTCCACGCCGGTAGAAGCGCTGGAAAGAGCATttgcgcatgcatgcatgcatgggcacacacacactctggcccACTGCAGCGTCTGCAGGAccgtgaaccagcccaagccataAAAACTTTGCCAACTCCTGTCTTAATCAGCCTTCCTTTGAAACCATCATGGTAACTGCACTTGTATCTAATTATAGAAATTATGGTACAGGAGCCCACAACTTTCTAGCATTTGTAATTAGAAATGTTCGCAGAAAGAAGAAGTACTTACTCTCAAAGAAGATCGAGAACCGCTTGCCTATATCGCTGGCGGTGAGTCAATAGAATTTCCCAGGTTGAACAGTGCAGTGGGGACCAAGCAGACTTGGCAACACACAGCAACAAAAGTTGGTCAACTAGTTTCAACTGGAGCCTTTTCAGGGTATGTGAAACTGAATGTGGAAGTCCAACTCTCAAATGATAACTATGATCTAGAGTGCGCTGTCTGAAGTGTCTTGCGATTTTCAAAAACCATTTCCTCTTTTTCTGCTACTTTGTGGGGGAGGTTAGACTTGTATGGTTAGATTCAGTGGTGGAGCAAGTGGATCGGGCGCCTGGGAGgctgccgcccagcattttgtcacccccctcagtggtgacacccagggtgacccaccccccaccgcacccccctttctCCGCCCCTGGTGGGACTTGTATTAACTTTTGAATGAATGGCTTAATATGAGCATAATATTGATATTATTAGTATTGGATGTTGTTCACTGACCTGTTAGTATGTTTTATGCTCCTCTAAATGAACTGCAGTTGTTGAATTGGTAATTGCAATATATTATAATTATGGGTACTGTATTTAAATTGTCCATCCTATAAACCACTTTGGACACAAAGTTTCAGGGgaaatacaatatacaaataaATAGTACTTCTGTGGGTTTTCTGGATGACCAAAACTAAGGCCAGGTCCCTCCAAAAAGCAGCTCATGGGTCAAAGTTGACACATGATATAACTAAATGTTGAGTTGGAAGTTTATTCCACAAGGGTCATTATATAGTTTCCAGTTGCAGGATAGTTTCATGCTTTTGATTCTATATGTTTGGTGACTTCATTGGGCTTTTGCAGCTAGGGTTGCCAGATGTCATGTACAGTATATGAAATAAGAACTTTTCTTGGTAAATTTGTACATGTGTTCTTAATAATATAGCCCAAGAGCCTGCCCAACCTATTCTTCAAGCAGGACATTAATCTTCACAACACCCTTACATAAGACTAAGGTTCCATTAGCAATAGGCATGGATAGATGATGCAACTGGTACGAACtcagaaagctttttttaaagtCAAGGCAACTCAAGCCCCGCTAGTGCTCCATATCCATGCAACCTCATAATTGGTTGGTTCTCATTGGTGGGTTCTAAATCTGCAGTTGACCAACAGAGAGCCTGCAGTAAAGCTTTGGCAAACTACAAAAAGTCAGCTTACATTAGAGACAATGGTTGTGCAAACCATCAGTATGGATTCACACAGCCAGCGCATGTGGTGATTTTCCAGAAACTTTACacctttaaataagttcccacaTTTTGCTTGTGCTTTTGCTGGCAAAGGATGAAATTTCAGTTGATTTGGACTGTCATGACAGTCAAGTAAGTCTGGCAAAAAGCAGCTCTTTGAGTCTGCTCTAGAGTATATGCAtttacatgcctactcagaagtagtcACACAGTTAAGAGGGTGCAGGATTGTAGCATAAGTGTGATTGAGTAATCTGCTGTAAGAGGtgctgtttgcattttttaaaatgtcaaaagtgGAAAACAATTTACATCActcttcagggttgttgttgttttgtttacaaAACAGGTGCTGGAGAGTCATACTACAGTGTACAGTCCTGGTGTTGCTTGCAAGGGCCCAGGCAACGATGCGTAAGATATTTTCAAAAGGAACCTGGATTTTGATTCAAACTCGCTGTATGGGCAAAtctataccatacatttaaagcacatgactttcacCCAATAATCCTAGGTGGTATGTAAATCACTCTGGAAGCCTTTTCGGTTGACaagcagggtttctcaaacttgggtctctagatgttttttggaccacaactcccatcatccctagctagcagaaccaatgATCAGCTCCAAAAagagctgaagacccaagtttgagaaaccctgctgtaaataaataaaaacaaataagggAATTGTAGGTCTATGGCTCCAGCTACCAGGAATATTTGGGGTAAGTCATATGCACTAAATGTgtgctgaatgtgctttaaatgtatggtgtgaatcagTCACTAGGGCTATcaattctcctttcccctttctttctttgttgtaCTTATATTCCAcgcttcctccaaggagctcctggTGGCTTGCATTTGTCTTTTTGTGCACCGTTTTATTCTCACAATcctgcaaagtaggttaggctgagagatggcgactagcccaaggtcacccaagcaAAAGCTTCTTAGCTGAGATGAGCCTGGGTCTCATCCTACTCTGCCACACCAACACAGGTGCAGGGACCCCAAATTGCATAAGTccgagccagcatggccaatagtcacaGGTATTGGGAggtgttgtccaacaacatctggaggaccacaggcttccCATCCTCACTCCAACCACTATTCCACCCCACTGACTTTTAATCAGGGGATctgtgcttttaacagctgcacagcaggcagaaattcagcacatggaaatgcttcttagggacgcgggtggcgctgtgagttaaaccatagagcctaggacttgccgatcagaaggtcagcggttcgaatccctgcaacggggtgagctcccgttgctcggtcccagttcctgccaacctagcagttcgaaagcacgtcaaagtgcaagtagataaataggtatcgctccagcgggaaggtaaacggcgtttccgtgcgctgctctggtttgccagaggtggcttagtcatgctgaccacatgacccggaagctgtacgctggctccctcggccaataaagcgagatgagcgctgcaaccccagagtcagtcacaactggacctaatggtcaggggtccctttacctttacctttacctttagaggctTCCTTGTGGAAGCTCCTAGCACTCAGTATTTCCACCGTTAAAATAAAATCTAACTCCAAAATACAGAAAAGCCTCCATGTGTTTATTCTTTAACTAATACGTTGACTCACGATATCACTCCCTAAAACACGAGCCAGACTATAAAAAGCACTTACCATTTGCCAGCATCTACAGGGTTCTCACTCGCTGCAAAGAGCAGGACACCTCCTCTTAAATGAGACGGTTCCTTTATTTTGCAGACGGATGTTGGCACAACCACAAAGGAGGGAGAAGGTGGCCGATTTCACCAGCATAACTGAGACATTTGTGTTGTCACTTTCCTTCTTGCTCAACCCATCTTTCTGTTGTGGGCTCAGCCAGAACAGCATGCTACAGCCACTCACGTTATTTTAACTGTTTGTCCTACAGATCTCTGGGAAAGGCATTGGTTGCCTTGGGACATTTAATGCAAGATTAAAATTGGCTGCACAAAACACAGTTGGTTTTCACTTTTACTTGGGAGAAGCCATATTTCCGGGAATATAAAGCACCAGCAAATGTTTTGCTGTTGAATGGGAGACCAATAGTACGGCCTACATTGAGCCATTTCACAAATGTGGAACAAGCTCAAAGGTCAGCCTGCAGTAAAAATTGTTTATGGAACGGTTTGTGGCTACCTAGAATGCAAACCAGCAGCAAAGGCTTTTTGGTCTTCAGTCTAGGTTAGTCAGAGGCGACTATAAAAAGCCACTGCCATTCCATTAAGCAAGTATGTAAATATATCTAGCTAGTTAATTACCCACTTTCTTTTCTGCCAAATTCTGCTGAGATTATCTGTATATTGATTAGCCATTGttaactggctttttaaaaaaaacaaatagttGTCTGTATTCCAAGTAACATCCTACAAAGGAAGAGGATCTGCTATGTATTTTCAGGATCACATTTCTAAGAACAGTTGCCTCTTTTCTGAACCCAACCCCACATTCATGGGGAGCAGCACTTCACAGTACAGAAACTACAAGATTATAGTAGTTTATATTTCATCCTGTGTAAGTGTACTGTCAGTGTACTGCCAAAAACACATTGTTTTGTTTATCCAATACAATTGCTCTTTTGTGTGTGCAAAGTGCTTCTTAGATATGTCTTTGAATATTTGGAAATATCAACTCACAGCTGCTTTTTAATCACTTGAAGGACATAGGAATAAAAACCAATTACCAGTAATAGTGGTGTGCCGCCACCGCAAAATTTGGTCTTTTATTTGTAGTGTTTGGAAGCAACCCAGCCTCTTTTGGATCTGTACTGTATCATTCCAATTTGTAATTCAGGTCCAATTCTGAACTGTTAAATCCAAAGCTGTTTCACTCTTTTTGAAtataaaaacaactacagtggtacctcaggttacatacgcttcaggttacagactccgctaacccagaaatagtacctcgggttaagaactttgcttcaggatgagaacagagaggccccattagctaaagtggtgcttcaggttaagaacagtttcaggttaagaacggacctccggaacgaattaagtacttaacccaaggtaccactgtataaccttttCCCCTTTTCACCTAAGTGAATCAAATTTTCAGGCAAAAGAGGCCTTCCAGAGTAAATTAGGACTGCCCAGAATGGGATGCAAATAGCAGCCATGGTGACCCTTCCTAAGAGGATACattctgccaaatttcagaaagatTGGTAGGGGAGAGCCACTGTACCTCTTAGCACTCTTTATTTCCCACATCCAGCCAGGCAGGTGATTTCAGATGTGTAGTATTGGAAATAATTTCTGCATCTATAAAATTGTATGGGCTTTTCTCTAAACTCACTCCTTTCTTTACTCTCCACCTTCTGTTCTGGGTTTCCTTAAGGCTCCCATTTTTCAGCCTGCTGCCTATTCAGAGCCTGCCCATCAAACACTTTTACCATTGTATCTGACTCTTGGTCTTTTAGTTTCCTGTAAGCTCTAGGATCTGTTTTAACTTCCTTATCTTTTTGCCCTTACATTAAGTTCTTAGGCCTATTGTGGCATTCACCACCAAAACTTTCACTTTCATGAACTTAAAATATTTTTGCAAACATGGTTTTCGGTCTTTGAAATGAGAATGCCTGTGGATATTCTACTAGGCACTGCAACAATCCAACCATTAGAGAGCAAATACTATTACCATGATGCTTCAGCATGCAAGAGATTAGTAATCTAAGGATGGAAAGAAGAAACTGACTGACAGCTGGCATAGTAATACCACTAAGTTCTCCAGCTCATATTTGATAGATGAAGCATGGATTAACAGTCACAGCATGTATTTGGCAATCAAATTTGACCTCTGCCATCTATGGCATCCTCTGCAGTGTTTCCTGATGGTGGTATGGCAGCCCTTTGCCATGGTTTTGTCCCACTTTGCACAACTAGTAGGAGGAATAGTGTCTTTCCATTTGCCTATTATCTCCATTAAAAAAACTAACCAACCCCCAAGGAAAGAGCCCTCACCACCCAGAAAATTCAAGCTTGATCAATCCCACGTGCAATTAAATCAGACAAAAGTGTTGCTCCATTATGAAACAGCTTTTATTTTAAGGTCTATACTTAAGTCAGTTCAGCAGCATTATATTCACAAACAAATGGATTAGTGCCGAGAGTCCTAGCATTACGCATTACCCTGAATGTAGAAGTGCAGTGGTCCGAAGTGGCCAGGCCTGTCCATGGCAACTCTAGAAAAGTCAGAAATCCACAGGCAAACATACTATCTTAAGGAAGTACCCAAAGCTGTGCTTCTGGGTAAGATAGGTCTTCTTCCAACATCTTGCTCACAAGCCACAGCTGTTGTTTGTAACTAGTCTAATACAGTATGGCTGATAGTACTCCCAATTTCAGCtgctacattccccccccctccatcccagGCCTATAACAACAAACAACCCACTAGGCCAAGTGCTTGACATCTCCCCACCCGCAACTTTCTCTTGGAGGAAAAAAGATGAAGGTGCCGAACAAAGCACGAATATGCTCCTGCGTTGTCTGTCAAAGGCAAAATTGTGCCCGTCAGTAATGTGCTAGCATTAATCCTTTCCCACGGCTGTAGGGATTTCCCCACCACTCTTGCAAAACAGATGCAGTTAAATGGGACACACCCTTCGTTTAACTAAAATGCGATCCTCAGGAGGTCCAAGTGTTCCAACCCAGCTCCAGCCTCTGGAATAAAGCAATAGCTCCCAAAAAGCACACCGCGATGAAAGATTCAAGATTTCAGCAGCGGGTGCTATTCCAGCAGCGCAGCGGTAAAGAACCCGTTGCAAAGGGGTAGAACAATAAAGGCAAAGTTAGATTTGACTTGGAACATTGTGATGATTCACATGAAAGTCTGATTTGACTTGCACATGGCAAAAGGCTACATTTCAGATTCCAGTGTTAAACACTGCACCCAATATTAACAGGTGGTGCTTCTGGCAATAAGATGCCAGTAATAACTGAAATATCGGTCCCAAATTCAGACAGGAACAGCTGTGAGTTTAATTGTCTTGCACCAAGTAGATGTGCTTAAGCTTTAAGCAATTTACTTTCCAattttaaaagggtaaaggaAAGCTGGCAAGATCACAGGTAGCTGCAGAAAGCATGGAAAGAAAACACAAGTTAAATCCTTTATCATTATTTCATGCTAGAGAGAGATGTCACAAGTGAACCATGTTTCCAGAGGCAATGGAAACTCCATGGGCATGTCTTATCAAGCCTCGCTAGCACTCACTGGGAACCCAAATCCCACAATATTCTCACCAATTAGTACCATACCAAAGGCTGTATGCTGTCGAAGGATGGATGAGTCGCTATGCTGGCAATATGTGCCTACAGGCTGCATGGCAGAAGTAGAGTAATATTTCTGAGCTCAAACTTCTGGTTCCCACTGGCTACATTTCCCCCCTAAGGCTAGTGTTATTTGCATGACTTGAGTCAACAGTATTATTCGATAGTTttaggaaggggaaggaagttaCAGTGCTCACACACTATCCAGTATTGTCTGATAATGGAATCCTTCCTGCAACAGTAATGGTACTGATTTGTGATACTACTGTCCACAGTAGGAAGATCTTCATCTTTGTAAATGAATGGATTAGCTTTCTGGATTGGAAGtcttttttcttcccccctcACCATATTCCTTTAAACCTAGCAGGACAAAAAACAACACAGAGAAAGCAAGATCACAGACCTAGGAAAATACAATCCTTCAGACCTTGCACCTGCAAAGTGACTCATACCTGAGACAGGTGTGTGAAAGTTCTCAGCCACAAGCAGTACTTGCACTGATCCTTCCCTCTTGCCATCATGCTTAAGCATCTCCCCCAGCAACTTAAGTCTATTTTAGGATAAGGCTTTACAATATATTCCATTGCACATAAAGCTCCAGTGCCATCATAAATAAGGAAAATAACTCTACATCCTTCTGAAGTGTTACACTAGTCCGCTACATAGTTTTTATGTAAAGTAAGAGCCTCAGAGCAGAAGTCATTACTCTAACTAGCTGCTCCTTCAAACAGTCAAGTCTGCTGCCTGCACTGAGTGTCGTGTCCAAGTCGGCCATTCCAGCTAATAGCGGTGAAGGCAGGTCAGCTCCTTTAGCCCAGAGACTGCGTGGATGCATTTTGCTTGCAGTGTAGTTATCATGGGTCTGACTTGCAGGGGACAGTTCTCCGCTTGGAGCTGTAGAAGTCTGGAAAAGAGCAGAAGGACAAATTGAACATGCCAGCCAAGGGAGTGTCCGTGTGAGTGCCTGGGAGATATTCATTCATGCCCAAGAGCAGTCTGCTCAGAGACTGCAAGGCAATCACCAGCCAAGATCCTGGAGTTCCCAACACAACCGTAACTGCGCAATTCTATGAATGTTTACCCAGAAGTTCCATGGTATTCAAGTGAGCTTACTTCAAGGTCCCACAACTTGAGAGTCATGTACATGAAGGAGTGCCTTGCAAGCCCATGGtttaagacaggcttcctcaacctcggccctccagatgcttttgtcctacaactcccatgatccctagctagcaggaccagtggtcagggatgatgggaattgtagtctcaaaacatctggagggccgaggttgaggaagcctggtttaagaTTTGCAGGACAGACTGTACTGGTGATCTTGTCAACAGTGGTGCTTTGTTTGGTTGGTGCAACACTCTCAATCATGGCAGCttagctgtggaattccctcctagCAGATATTTGTCCTGTTATTGGTTTTTCACTTGTCAGCTGAAGACCATCAATATGACTACTGGTTGCATTCTGCTGGATTCTTTGCTACTGAAGTTTTAAGGAATAGTTACTAAATGTGACTATTTGGTTTAAACTTCTATAGCTAtgtgttcaattttattttaaatgttcgaCCGCATCCTGGGAACCTTCAGGATGAAGGGTTGGTTTAAAATATAGtatttaattgggggggggcgtATAAGAAAACTTCCTCTTAAGCTGATGACAAGACAATCAAAATTCCCAATATCAAATTCCAATTTTGAGCTCAGGTTCAGAATTCAACTGGTGAATTTGAAACAAATGGAATTTCACAAAAGTGAGATCCACGTCCAGGGCAGCTTTGGCCATTACCGGTAATTCTACCCTCCTCTCTGCAAATGTAAACACAGAAGACAAACAAAGCTGGCAGCTCCTTACCTTTGATAGTTGTCTGCTTTCGCTTGGAAGACTTGCGAGCCTCAAAGCCCACTTGCGTTGGCCTGTCTGTCTTTGTGTGCATCTTGAGAAGCACTGGGGAGGAGCTCAAGTTCTTTTCACCGGCACAACTGTTTTCCTTTGTGGGGCTCAGCAGATCTTGAGAAGGCAACCTGTTTAGATGAGAGACCTTTTCCCATTTATAGTCCCCTTCAAGTGGAGTTTCCGATTCAAAGTCAAAGTTCCACTTCTGCTGAGCCTCCTCCAGCTGGGCCTTCATCAAGGACTGGAAGTCCTTTTGAAGCTGGTCATGATCAACTGGTCCAAAGAGGTTTCTGCAAAGCTTCCTGCTGCAGGGAGACCGAAGGAGGTTGCCCTTAGACAGAGGCATGTTTCCAGCTAGGAGAAATACAAGCGACATGTTTTGAGGAAAGTTACAGGCCACCTATAACAGTTATAAGTTAACAATAAAACTTATAAATCAATTCAGCAAgtaaaataaattgattttttttaaaaaaaatgccatggCAAAGCTAATTTTACTAGGTCAAAAGCTTGGCAAAAATATCAGCATTGACAGCACAATGAAAGGCCTTCAAGGTGGAATCAAGACCAGCCTCCAGGGGAGGAAATGTTGTAGCTTGGTTCCAATACAGAAGAGACCCTGTCCCAAGTCACTGACCAACCACACCTCCTAATGGCGGCAAGACCAGCAGCAAGGCCTAATCAAAAGAACTCAACAGCATAATGTTTATATATTGTTAACAGTTAATTGTTATTAATTTTTAGTGTTATGTTTCAGCAAGTATATGCCTTATTATGTACTGTTACTGTGTTACTATATTTTCCATAAGCTGCTTCGAGCGCAGATTTACTTGTGAAAAATGCAGTACATATAGAAAAGGACCACGGCAATTTTTAATGAAGTGAGAATCGAGCAGACTGAGTGAAGTGGTGCATGTGCGATTGTGTATGTGGTGGTTGAGTGCTTAGAATACTTCCTGTGTAGAGTGAATGTATAGGTGACTGTTATTGTTGGCATCAGagttgtcttgagagacaataaaGTACACCTCCAGGGCTGAAGCCATGACGCTATCAAGCTTTtttggctggatggttacgtgggagcctgttgaagctaaatccttcgaagacagaggtcctgtggctgggacggggcaatatgggattgggggggcaactcccatctcttgcgggggcgcaattactgccagcaccatccgttaagagtttgggtgtaatctttgacacctccctttccatggaggcgcagattgcagctataacaaaggcggcatttttccatctctgcccagctaagcagttggctccttacctctctcgccctgacctagccactgtgatccatgcgacggtcacctccagactggattattgtaactcgctctacgtggggctgcccttgagactgacccagaaactccagcgggtgcagaatgctgcagcgagactccttacgaggtcttcgctgcgagatcacattcacctggtgctataccagctgcattggctcccggtggagtacaggaccag
The Podarcis raffonei isolate rPodRaf1 chromosome 6, rPodRaf1.pri, whole genome shotgun sequence DNA segment above includes these coding regions:
- the CDKN1A gene encoding cyclin-dependent kinase inhibitor 1 isoform X2; amino-acid sequence: MLLSSFKAGNMPLSKGNLLRSPCSRKLCRNLFGPVDHDQLQKDFQSLMKAQLEEAQQKWNFDFESETPLEGDYKWEKVSHLNRLPSQDLLSPTKENSCAGEKNLSSSPVLLKMHTKTDRPTQVGFEARKSSKRKQTTIKDFYSSKRRTVPCKSDP
- the CDKN1A gene encoding cyclin-dependent kinase inhibitor 1 isoform X1, whose amino-acid sequence is MGSVGFGAGNMPLSKGNLLRSPCSRKLCRNLFGPVDHDQLQKDFQSLMKAQLEEAQQKWNFDFESETPLEGDYKWEKVSHLNRLPSQDLLSPTKENSCAGEKNLSSSPVLLKMHTKTDRPTQVGFEARKSSKRKQTTIKDFYSSKRRTVPCKSDP
- the CDKN1A gene encoding cyclin-dependent kinase inhibitor 1 isoform X3 produces the protein MPLSKGNLLRSPCSRKLCRNLFGPVDHDQLQKDFQSLMKAQLEEAQQKWNFDFESETPLEGDYKWEKVSHLNRLPSQDLLSPTKENSCAGEKNLSSSPVLLKMHTKTDRPTQVGFEARKSSKRKQTTIKDFYSSKRRTVPCKSDP